The Curtobacterium poinsettiae DNA segment GACAACCTCGCCAAGATCGCGATCGGCAAGCAGATCGCCGCCGAGCAGGAGGTCAAGGACGCGGAGCCGAACCTGGCGTCGCAGAACGAGGCCGTCGAGAAGCTCAAGTCCGGTCTCGCCGGCATGGAGCAGAAGCTCGAGCAGCTCCGTGCGAAGCGGGACAACCTCGTCGCCCGCTCGAAGACCGCCGAGGCGCAGTCCCGCGTCAACGACGCTCTCGGCAACATCGACGTGCTCGACCCGACGAGCGACCTCGGCCGCTTCGAGGAGAAGGTCCGCCGCGAAGAGGCGAAGGTGCTCGGCCAGCAGGAGCTGCAGTCGTCCAGCCTCGACGCCCAGTTCGAGAGCCTCGAGGACGTCGGTAAGGACGCCGAGGTCGAGGCACGACTCGCCGCGCTGAAGTCCGGCGGATCCTCGAGCATCTGACGAACGCCCTGACGACGCCGGACCCCAGCTGACAGACTGAGACGATGCACTTCCTCGTGGTCGGTCAGTGGCAGGGTTCGGCGTCGTCGCGCGCGATGCGACTCGGGGACGGCGCGTCGGCGATCGCGGCCGACCTCCCCCGGGCGTCCACCACCGTGGTCGACGTCCCGGCCGGAGCGGGTGACCGCCTCGAGACCGCCGTCGCCCGCTACACCTCGGTGCTCGCCGTCGCCGAACGCGTCGCGGAAGAGACGGCCGTCGCCACGGAACCGGTGCTCGTCGTCGGCGGTGACGGCGCCAGTGTCCTCGGCGCGACCGCCGCCCTCGCATCGGACACCGCGTTCGTCCGCATCTCCGGCTCCGGCGGGTACCGCGCGCTCAACCGGGCCCAGCCCGTCGCCGCCGAGACCGCCGCCCTGCGCCTGCTGGTCGACCGCCCCGACGACCTGTTCCCCGGCCTGCCGGTGGTGCCGGCGTCCTCGGTCGTCGTCGCCGGGGTCCGCGGCGTCGAGGACGCCGAACGGGCCGCCCTCGACAGAGCCGGGATCGTGCACCTCGACGTCGACGCCGCCACCCCGGACGCCCTCGCCGCAGCGGTCGAACGGACCGGTGCCGCATCGGTCTTCGTGCACGTCGACCTCGACGTCCTCGACCCGTCCGAGGTCGACGGACTCCTCGAACCCGTCCCGTTCGGCCTCGACGGCGCAGCGCTCGTCGAGCGCATCCAGGCCGCGACCCGCGGCCGGCGCCTCGTCGGCGCCGCGCTCACCGGGTTCGCCCCCGTCGACCCGGACCGGGCGGTGGACGACCTCGGCGTGATCCTGCGCGTCGTCGGAGCGGTGACCAGCGCCTCCCGGGTGGGCTGACCACCGGCACGACGCGACCGGCGGACCCCCTGCCGTTCCGCGTACGCTCGGGAGCATGACGGACTACGACCTCATCGTGATCGGAGCCGGCGCTGTCGGCGAGAACGTGGCGGACTACGCCAGGAAGCGCGACCTGTCGGTCGCGATCGTGGAGGCCGAGCTCGTCGGCGGCGAGTGCTCCTACTGGGCGTGCATGCCCTCGAAGGCGCTCCTGCGCAGCGGACACGCCCTCGCCGCGGCGAAGCGGCTCGACGGTGCGAAGCAGGCCGTGACCGGCACGCTCGACGCCGCCCACGTGCTCGCCCGACGCAACTCGTTCACCTCGGACTGGAAGGACGACAGCCAGGTCTCGTGGCTCGAGTCCGCCGGCATCGACCTGATCCGCGGGCACGCCCGCATCACCGGCCCGAAGACCATCGACGTCGACGGTGCGACGCACACCGCGCGCGCCGCCGTCGCGGTCGTCACCGGTTCCCTGCACACGTTGCCGCCCGTGCCCGGTCTCGCCGACGCGAAGCCGTGGGGCACCCGGGAGGGCACCAGCGCCCAGCAGGTCCCCGAGAGCCTGCTCGTCATCGGCGGCGGCGTCTCCGGCTCCGAGCTCGCGACAGCGTGGGCATCCCTCGGCGCGAAGGTCACCCTCGTCGCCCGGCACGGTCTGCTCGGCGGCATGGAGCCCTTCGCCGGAGAACTCGTCGCCGACTCCCTGCGCGAACTCGGCGTCGACGTCCGCACCGGCGTCAACCCCGTCCGGGTCGACCGCGACGAGCACGGTCTCGTCACCACGGAGCTCGACGACGGCACCACGGTGATCACGAGCGAGGTGCTCGCCGCCACCGGTCGTGCCGCACACACGCGTGACCTCGGGCTCGAGACCGTCGGCCTGACCGCGGGCGACTGGCTCGACGTCGACGACACCATGCTCGTGCACGGCACTGACTGGCTTTACGCGGTGGGAGACGTCAACCACCGCGTCCTGCTCACGCACCAGGGCAAGTACCAGGCGCGTGCCGCCGGTGAGGCGATCGCCGCGCGGTACCAGGGCACGCCGCTCCACACCGAGCCGTGGGGTGCACACGTCGCCACCGCCGACCACGCCGCCTCGCCGCAGGTCACCTTCACCGACCCCGAGGTCGCGAGCGTCGGACTCACCGAGGCGAAGGCCCGCGAGCAGGGGCTGAACGTCCGCGCGGTCGAGTACGACCTCGGTGCGATCGCCGGGTCCTCGCTGCAGGCCGACGGCTACACGGGCCGCGCGAAGATGGTCGTCGACGAGGACCGCGGGGTCGTCGTGGGCGTCACGTTCGTCGGCCAGGACGTCGCCGAGATGCTGCACGGAGCCACCGTCGCCGTCGTGGGCGAGGTCCCGATCGACCGGCTGTGGCACGCCGTGCCGGCCTACCCGACGATGAACGAGATCTGGCTCCGCCTGCTCGAGACGTACGGCCGCCCGGCCTGAGCGTGCGCAACCCGCTGCTCGAATCCCCCGTGTCCCGTGCGGGGTGGGTGTTCGCGACGGCCGTCGGGCTCGCCGTGGGCGTCCCCCTGTCGACCGGGCGGATCCGGGTGGAGGACGGGCTCGTGGTCTGCACGGGGCTGCCGCGCTGGGTCTTCCGGCGCGGCGGCACCTGCGTCGGGTCGGTGTACCTGACCCGCGACAACGACGGCCCGCGAGTGCTCCGGCACGAGCGGGTGCACGTCGAGCAGTGGCGCCGGTACGGGATGCTCATGCCGCTGCTCTACGCCGTCGCCGGGCGGGATCCCATGCGGAACCGGTTCGAGGTCGAGGCCGGCCTGGAGGACGGCGGCTACCGCTGACGGGTGCGGGTGCGGGTGCGGTCGCACGACACGCCACTCGCGCATCGTCGTGGTCGCACGAACTGTCGCCCCGACGCCGTTCGGGCGGCGATTCGTGGGACCTCGGCAGGCCTGCCGGCCGGCGGCCGGTCGCAACACCCCGCCTGGGCCGCGGCGAGCGGTCGCAGACCGTCGCCTGCGGCACCGCCAGCCGACACTTCGTGACCGCTCGACGCGCGCGCCACGACGCGTCGTGACCAGCCTCCGCGCGTCAGGCCGCGCG contains these protein-coding regions:
- a CDS encoding PspA/IM30 family protein, which codes for MAKQTIFGRISTLVRANINQIIDDAEDPQKMLDQLVRDYTNNIADAKTAIAQTIGNVRLLEQDHEEDKKAAVEWGQKAANASAAADKYRSEGKSAEADKFDNLAKIAIGKQIAAEQEVKDAEPNLASQNEAVEKLKSGLAGMEQKLEQLRAKRDNLVARSKTAEAQSRVNDALGNIDVLDPTSDLGRFEEKVRREEAKVLGQQELQSSSLDAQFESLEDVGKDAEVEARLAALKSGGSSSI
- a CDS encoding arginase family protein, encoding MHFLVVGQWQGSASSRAMRLGDGASAIAADLPRASTTVVDVPAGAGDRLETAVARYTSVLAVAERVAEETAVATEPVLVVGGDGASVLGATAALASDTAFVRISGSGGYRALNRAQPVAAETAALRLLVDRPDDLFPGLPVVPASSVVVAGVRGVEDAERAALDRAGIVHLDVDAATPDALAAAVERTGAASVFVHVDLDVLDPSEVDGLLEPVPFGLDGAALVERIQAATRGRRLVGAALTGFAPVDPDRAVDDLGVILRVVGAVTSASRVG
- a CDS encoding dihydrolipoyl dehydrogenase family protein gives rise to the protein MTDYDLIVIGAGAVGENVADYARKRDLSVAIVEAELVGGECSYWACMPSKALLRSGHALAAAKRLDGAKQAVTGTLDAAHVLARRNSFTSDWKDDSQVSWLESAGIDLIRGHARITGPKTIDVDGATHTARAAVAVVTGSLHTLPPVPGLADAKPWGTREGTSAQQVPESLLVIGGGVSGSELATAWASLGAKVTLVARHGLLGGMEPFAGELVADSLRELGVDVRTGVNPVRVDRDEHGLVTTELDDGTTVITSEVLAATGRAAHTRDLGLETVGLTAGDWLDVDDTMLVHGTDWLYAVGDVNHRVLLTHQGKYQARAAGEAIAARYQGTPLHTEPWGAHVATADHAASPQVTFTDPEVASVGLTEAKAREQGLNVRAVEYDLGAIAGSSLQADGYTGRAKMVVDEDRGVVVGVTFVGQDVAEMLHGATVAVVGEVPIDRLWHAVPAYPTMNEIWLRLLETYGRPA
- a CDS encoding Fe-S oxidoreductase → MSRAGWVFATAVGLAVGVPLSTGRIRVEDGLVVCTGLPRWVFRRGGTCVGSVYLTRDNDGPRVLRHERVHVEQWRRYGMLMPLLYAVAGRDPMRNRFEVEAGLEDGGYR